In Bacteroidia bacterium, a single genomic region encodes these proteins:
- a CDS encoding 4Fe-4S dicluster domain-containing protein, with product MALRISSDCISCGACEPECPNTAIYPGGAEFEYFGKKFEALASDIFYIVPEKCTECVGFHEESQCAAVCPVDACVPDPDFPEDRSQLMAKKVHLHGS from the coding sequence ATGGCACTGAGAATATCGTCGGATTGTATATCCTGCGGAGCTTGCGAACCAGAATGCCCTAACACGGCAATTTATCCAGGCGGAGCAGAATTTGAATACTTTGGAAAAAAGTTTGAGGCTCTAGCTTCAGATATATTCTACATTGTACCCGAAAAATGTACAGAATGTGTAGGCTTTCATGAAGAGTCCCAGTGCGCAGCAGTATGCCCCGTAGATGCTTGCGTACCTGACCCTGATTTCCCCGAAGATCGCTCTCAACTGATGGCTAAAAAGGTTCATCTGCACGGTTCTTAA